A region of Fibrobacter succinogenes subsp. succinogenes S85 DNA encodes the following proteins:
- a CDS encoding virulence RhuM family protein: MKNELENTFLLYHDKDGNTDISVRFADEDVWVTQVQLAELYETSQQNISLHIDNIYKDEELPKEATHKDFLLVQQEGKRQVHRKIAHYNLDVIIAIGYRVQSPVATRFRRWATARLHEFIQKGFSLDDERLKNGRNRYFKELLQRIRDIRSSERNFYQQVTDIYATSIDYDPRKKITKDFFATVQNKLHYAVHEHTAAELIYERVDSEKPFVGMTNFRGDYITEDDVKIAKNYLSEKELQRLNLMVSQFLDFAELQALDEKPMKMQDWVKALDNQIIMSQRKILEGKGKISHDEAMEKAEHEYKLFRQKELANLKSDFDLFLEETKKLSNKI, translated from the coding sequence ATGAAGAACGAATTAGAAAACACTTTTCTGCTTTACCACGACAAAGACGGCAATACAGATATTTCCGTGCGTTTTGCCGACGAAGATGTATGGGTGACACAGGTTCAGCTAGCCGAGCTGTATGAAACCTCTCAGCAAAATATAAGCCTGCACATCGACAACATATACAAGGACGAGGAACTGCCCAAGGAGGCAACTCACAAGGATTTCTTGTTAGTTCAACAAGAGGGGAAACGACAGGTTCATCGAAAGATCGCTCATTACAACCTCGATGTCATCATCGCCATCGGCTATCGTGTCCAATCCCCTGTTGCCACAAGGTTCAGACGGTGGGCCACAGCAAGGTTGCATGAATTCATCCAGAAGGGGTTCTCCCTTGACGACGAAAGGCTCAAAAATGGCAGGAACCGCTATTTCAAGGAACTTTTGCAGAGAATCCGCGACATCCGTTCATCAGAACGCAATTTCTATCAGCAAGTCACGGACATCTACGCAACGTCCATCGACTACGATCCCCGCAAAAAAATTACGAAGGATTTCTTTGCTACCGTTCAAAACAAACTGCATTACGCAGTTCACGAACATACCGCAGCAGAGCTTATCTACGAGCGAGTTGACAGCGAGAAACCATTCGTTGGCATGACAAATTTCAGGGGCGACTACATCACAGAAGACGATGTAAAAATCGCAAAAAACTACCTTTCGGAAAAAGAACTCCAGCGTTTGAATCTGATGGTATCGCAATTCCTTGATTTCGCCGAATTGCAAGCCTTGGATGAAAAGCCCATGAAAATGCAGGACTGGGTTAAAGCTCTCGACAATCAAATCATCATGAGCCAGCGGAAAATTTTGGAAGGCAAAGGCAAAATAAGCCACGACGAAGCTATGGAGAAAGCGGAACATGAATACAAGCTTTTCCGCCAAAAGGAATTGGCTAATTTGAAAAGCGATTTCGATCTGTTCTTGGAAGAGACGAAG
- a CDS encoding HNH endonuclease yields MKKARRLLDEFLENNKNLFKQHDLEIDADEIHDGQPQNAYAFVDVFEKCDENKNGWNVHPFPGPICLRIGCCAAANNGCGCFCLSFFIPMALVGRIPEKMVDLIIPHNPDKWTEKKWNGTDSILIKPEHFRQLTLETIGVRFDGLNYDESQEIESDDVQKMIVEKTAQLENGTSWFYSYFFDKNDAESVFEELFDDIMPILESKNSDWYECVAEIQARRGQGLFRRQMMKYWENKCAFTGCDNPELLVACHAKPCAACENVEQRMSPYNGFLLRTDIAYLFNKGLITFLDCGLIVISKKLSDEDQKAFGLYGDMSIRKLDEKNREFLHYHQKYVWQDRDRGELILKMNGYL; encoded by the coding sequence ATGAAAAAGGCGAGAAGATTGCTTGATGAATTCTTGGAGAATAACAAGAATTTATTTAAACAGCATGATTTGGAAATTGATGCTGATGAAATACACGATGGTCAGCCTCAAAATGCTTATGCATTTGTTGATGTCTTTGAAAAGTGCGATGAAAATAAAAATGGGTGGAATGTACATCCTTTCCCAGGACCGATTTGTTTAAGGATTGGATGTTGTGCGGCTGCAAATAATGGCTGTGGTTGCTTTTGCCTTTCGTTCTTTATCCCGATGGCGCTTGTTGGGCGGATTCCCGAGAAAATGGTTGATTTGATAATCCCGCACAATCCAGATAAATGGACTGAGAAAAAATGGAATGGGACAGATTCTATTTTGATTAAACCTGAGCATTTTCGGCAATTGACTCTTGAAACGATTGGAGTTCGTTTTGATGGATTGAACTATGATGAAAGCCAAGAAATTGAATCAGATGATGTTCAAAAAATGATTGTTGAGAAAACTGCGCAATTGGAAAATGGAACATCGTGGTTTTATTCCTATTTCTTTGACAAGAATGATGCAGAGAGTGTTTTCGAAGAGCTTTTTGATGACATTATGCCGATATTAGAAAGTAAAAATTCAGATTGGTATGAATGCGTTGCTGAAATCCAGGCTCGTCGAGGTCAAGGACTTTTTCGGCGTCAGATGATGAAATATTGGGAAAATAAATGTGCGTTTACGGGATGCGATAATCCTGAATTGTTGGTAGCTTGTCACGCAAAGCCTTGTGCTGCGTGTGAGAATGTCGAGCAACGAATGAGTCCATATAACGGATTTTTGTTAAGGACTGATATTGCTTATTTGTTTAATAAAGGGCTCATTACTTTTCTTGATTGCGGTCTTATAGTTATTTCTAAAAAGCTAAGCGACGAGGACCAGAAAGCTTTTGGACTTTATGGCGATATGTCTATTCGGAAACTTGATGAAAAAAATCGTGAGTTTTTGCATTACCACCAAAAATATGTTTGGCAAGATCGCGATAGGGGCGAGCTGATTTTGAAGATGAATGGGTATCTGTGA